In the genome of Rhodoplanes sp. Z2-YC6860, one region contains:
- a CDS encoding ABC transporter substrate-binding protein — translation MGAFSARAETKIVEGIVSHGALQWPEYIATELGWFKENGVDVDMIVVGGGSAQQLAAGSLNIATSGFPDFIRATNQGAPIKIVMNGTSVPPYGVYSKPAIKKISDLKGKVISIGGTKDVTLIYMSAFLAAGGVKASDVDFHYAKATQDRFAALISGAVDAAILYPPATFRAGAQGFTYLGEIDDHLKGFPFIAYAVNTEWAAKNRAAMLGYVKAYGRAVRWLYDPANKEKAIDFLVKYSKQDRKDTADTYDYFITKLKAISQDGLISEQVYKNMTDGLISLEDMKPPVPPMSKFIDASFVQEAWK, via the coding sequence ATGGGCGCATTCTCGGCCAGAGCCGAGACCAAGATCGTCGAAGGCATCGTCAGCCACGGCGCACTGCAATGGCCGGAGTATATCGCGACGGAACTCGGCTGGTTCAAAGAGAACGGCGTCGACGTCGACATGATCGTCGTCGGCGGCGGCTCTGCCCAGCAGCTCGCGGCCGGCTCGCTGAATATCGCCACCAGCGGCTTCCCGGACTTTATCCGTGCCACCAACCAAGGGGCGCCGATCAAGATCGTGATGAACGGCACGAGCGTTCCGCCCTATGGCGTCTACTCCAAGCCCGCGATCAAGAAAATCTCCGATCTCAAGGGCAAGGTCATCAGCATTGGTGGGACCAAGGACGTCACGCTAATCTATATGTCAGCCTTCCTGGCTGCCGGCGGGGTCAAGGCGAGCGATGTTGACTTCCACTACGCGAAGGCGACGCAGGACCGTTTCGCGGCGCTGATTTCGGGCGCTGTGGACGCGGCGATCCTCTATCCACCCGCGACCTTCCGCGCAGGAGCGCAGGGCTTCACCTATCTCGGCGAAATCGATGACCACCTGAAAGGCTTTCCGTTCATAGCCTATGCGGTCAACACCGAATGGGCGGCCAAGAACCGGGCGGCGATGCTTGGCTACGTGAAGGCCTATGGCCGCGCGGTGCGCTGGCTGTATGATCCGGCCAATAAGGAAAAGGCCATCGATTTCCTGGTGAAGTACTCGAAGCAGGACCGTAAGGATACCGCCGACACCTACGACTACTTCATCACCAAGCTGAAGGCCATCAGCCAGGACGGGCTGATCTCCGAGCAGGTCTACAAGAACATGACCGACGGGCTGATCAGCCTGGAGGACATGAAGCCGCCGGTGCCACCGATGAGCAAATTCATCGACGCGAGCTTCGTCCAAGAGGCTTGGAAGTAA
- a CDS encoding ABC transporter substrate-binding protein → MTILTRRTLLNGGAAVGAATLSAPFLEWSKAWAQAAPWKPEKSAELSILRWKYFVQSEDDAFVALMDSFTKATGVKVTIARESYEDVQPKASVAANTGAGPDLFWGLYSLPHLFPQKCVDVSDVADYLGKKYGGWVSSAVTYGKGSGNKWIDIPVCYAGNLLNYRVEASKKAGFSKFPTTTDEFLAYSKAMKAQGTPGGMALGHASGDGNAWVYWCLWAHGGNVVDKDDKVIIASPETEKALNYAKQLYESYVPGTAAWNDAFNNKAFLGGEVHWTNNGISIYVAAQNDPSKKQIAEDMDHALWPVGPVGKPTEFHLMFPLMAMTYTKYPQACKALMAYMLEADQFNKWLTASKGYLTHCLNAFDANPVWTADPKTTPFRDVAKRTLTAGGLGSVGEKAASAIADFVVLDMFAAFCTGREDAKGAIKIAERQLKRIYR, encoded by the coding sequence ATGACGATCTTGACCCGCCGCACCTTGCTCAATGGCGGTGCGGCCGTTGGCGCCGCGACCTTGAGTGCTCCTTTCCTGGAATGGTCGAAGGCGTGGGCGCAGGCGGCGCCGTGGAAGCCGGAGAAGAGCGCCGAACTTTCGATCCTGCGCTGGAAGTATTTCGTGCAGTCGGAAGATGATGCCTTCGTCGCGCTTATGGACTCGTTCACCAAGGCCACTGGCGTCAAGGTCACGATTGCGCGCGAGTCCTACGAGGACGTGCAGCCGAAAGCCTCCGTCGCCGCCAACACCGGCGCAGGCCCCGACCTGTTCTGGGGCCTCTATTCGCTGCCGCATCTGTTCCCGCAGAAGTGCGTCGACGTCAGCGACGTCGCCGACTATCTCGGCAAGAAATACGGCGGCTGGGTGTCGAGCGCGGTCACTTATGGCAAGGGCAGTGGCAACAAGTGGATCGACATCCCGGTCTGCTATGCCGGCAATCTCTTGAACTATCGCGTCGAGGCTTCGAAGAAGGCGGGCTTCTCCAAGTTCCCCACCACCACCGACGAATTCCTGGCCTATTCGAAAGCCATGAAAGCGCAGGGCACACCGGGCGGCATGGCGCTCGGCCACGCCTCTGGCGATGGCAACGCCTGGGTCTATTGGTGCCTGTGGGCGCACGGCGGCAACGTCGTCGACAAGGACGACAAGGTAATCATCGCGTCGCCGGAAACCGAGAAGGCGCTCAACTACGCCAAGCAGCTCTACGAAAGCTACGTGCCCGGCACCGCAGCGTGGAACGACGCCTTTAACAACAAGGCCTTCCTCGGTGGCGAGGTGCACTGGACCAACAACGGTATCTCGATCTACGTCGCCGCGCAAAACGATCCGAGCAAGAAGCAGATCGCCGAGGACATGGACCACGCGCTGTGGCCGGTCGGGCCGGTGGGCAAACCGACCGAGTTCCACCTGATGTTCCCGCTGATGGCGATGACCTACACCAAGTATCCGCAGGCCTGTAAGGCGCTGATGGCCTACATGCTGGAGGCCGATCAGTTCAACAAATGGCTGACCGCCTCGAAGGGCTATCTCACGCATTGCCTGAATGCCTTCGACGCCAATCCGGTCTGGACGGCGGACCCGAAGACCACGCCATTCCGTGACGTCGCCAAGCGCACGCTCACCGCGGGCGGGCTCGGCTCGGTCGGTGAGAAGGCGGCGAGTGCGATCGCCGACTTCGTGGTGCTCGACATGTTCGCGGCGTTCTGTACCGGCCGCGAGGACGCCAAGGGCGCGATCAAGATCGCCGAGCGGCAGCTCAAGCGGATCTATCGCTGA
- a CDS encoding aromatic ring-hydroxylating oxygenase subunit alpha, translating into MSTLAEAAGRTGVSVPPAAFSEDLYKQELERVFGRSWLFVGHESLIPRNGDYLASYMGEDPVIVQRDRTGRVRVYLNRCRHRGNLLCVHDRGHAPSFVCSYHAWTYTDGALTGVPRLREEYRGEIDRSKLGLVEARAQVYGGLVFANWDAGAPSLDDYLGDARWWLEHFLLREELGGLEVLPGQQRYIVPVNWKLPAENFGGDYYHFAATHGSVVGALAKSSDKRIAATGATTAKADQPRYYCVSANYDRGAAHGFYEVSVGDAPRRQELALAEQIGPEAVAWFHERERLLNEKLQAFRQRPYSFHVANIFPNFSLIGVGSAFYGKGLIVHHPRGANRTEAWVWCAIEKNAPPPVKKQQRFVLMQRQAAAGMVAPDDHENFERISETIDSGIARRVPFHYEMAMGYDREDPRPTKWIGEVDWPGQVTPQISEVNQRDFYRHWKRLMETA; encoded by the coding sequence ATGAGCACATTGGCGGAGGCTGCGGGCCGGACTGGCGTTTCGGTCCCACCGGCCGCGTTTTCGGAGGACTTATACAAGCAGGAGCTTGAGCGGGTGTTCGGCCGAAGCTGGCTTTTCGTCGGCCACGAATCCCTGATCCCCCGGAACGGCGATTATCTTGCGAGCTACATGGGGGAAGACCCGGTGATCGTGCAGCGCGACCGCACAGGCCGCGTTCGCGTCTACCTGAACCGTTGCCGGCACCGCGGCAATCTGCTGTGCGTGCACGACCGCGGTCATGCGCCGTCGTTCGTTTGCAGCTACCACGCCTGGACCTACACCGATGGCGCGCTGACCGGCGTGCCGCGGCTGCGCGAAGAGTATCGCGGCGAGATCGACCGCTCGAAGCTTGGGCTCGTCGAGGCCCGGGCCCAGGTCTATGGTGGTCTCGTTTTCGCGAACTGGGACGCCGGCGCGCCAAGCCTGGATGACTATCTGGGCGACGCCCGATGGTGGCTCGAGCACTTTCTGCTGCGTGAGGAGCTGGGCGGGCTTGAGGTCCTGCCGGGCCAGCAGCGCTATATCGTGCCGGTGAACTGGAAGCTGCCCGCCGAGAATTTCGGCGGTGACTATTATCATTTTGCCGCGACCCACGGCTCCGTCGTCGGCGCGCTCGCCAAATCGTCCGACAAGCGGATCGCTGCGACCGGAGCGACGACGGCGAAGGCTGATCAGCCGAGATACTACTGCGTGTCCGCAAACTACGATCGCGGCGCCGCTCACGGCTTCTACGAGGTCAGCGTCGGCGACGCGCCGCGCCGGCAGGAGCTTGCGCTTGCCGAACAGATCGGGCCGGAAGCCGTCGCGTGGTTTCACGAGCGCGAACGCCTTCTCAACGAGAAGCTTCAGGCATTCCGGCAAAGACCCTACAGCTTCCACGTCGCCAACATCTTCCCGAACTTTTCGCTGATCGGGGTCGGCAGCGCGTTCTACGGCAAGGGTCTGATCGTGCACCATCCGCGCGGCGCCAATCGGACCGAGGCCTGGGTTTGGTGCGCGATCGAGAAGAATGCGCCGCCGCCGGTGAAGAAGCAGCAGCGCTTCGTGCTGATGCAGCGCCAGGCCGCGGCCGGCATGGTCGCGCCTGACGATCATGAGAATTTCGAGCGCATCTCGGAAACCATCGATTCCGGCATCGCGAGGCGGGTGCCGTTCCATTACGAGATGGCCATGGGATACGACCGGGAAGACCCGCGTCCCACGAAATGGATCGGCGAGGTCGATTGGCCGGGCCAGGTCACGCCGCAGATCAGCGAGGTCAACCAGCGCGATTTCTACCGGCACTGGAAACGCCTGATGGAGACCGCGTGA
- a CDS encoding aromatic-ring-hydroxylating dioxygenase subunit beta: MGKPSVPLDLFREIEGFLFDEARMLEENRFDDWLSCFAGDVRYWMPVKERVDFPAARAEAADGFALFDDDKKSLELRVLRIQTGDAHAEVPPSSTSRLISNVIVEPAGQPGVYRVRSNFVVYQERRGLHGVQFHGKRDDVCRKEAGEIRISQRRIELAQAILPATISIFF, encoded by the coding sequence ATGGGCAAGCCGTCCGTGCCGCTCGACTTGTTTCGCGAGATCGAGGGTTTTCTGTTCGACGAAGCGCGCATGCTGGAGGAAAACCGCTTCGATGACTGGTTGAGCTGCTTTGCCGGTGATGTCCGCTATTGGATGCCGGTGAAGGAGCGGGTGGATTTCCCGGCCGCACGGGCCGAAGCCGCCGACGGCTTTGCGCTGTTCGATGACGACAAGAAGTCGCTCGAGCTTCGCGTGCTGCGTATCCAGACAGGCGATGCTCATGCCGAGGTGCCGCCGTCATCCACGTCGCGGCTGATCTCGAACGTGATCGTCGAGCCGGCCGGGCAGCCGGGTGTCTATAGGGTACGCTCGAACTTTGTCGTGTACCAGGAACGCCGCGGTTTGCATGGCGTGCAATTCCACGGCAAGCGGGACGATGTGTGTCGGAAAGAGGCTGGCGAGATCAGGATATCGCAGCGCCGGATCGAGCTCGCGCAGGCGATCTTGCCTGCGACGATCTCGATCTTTTTCTAA
- a CDS encoding GntR family transcriptional regulator: MLERSLSTVDQVIEAIKLGIRDARYVPGQRLVEPDLAGEYGVSRGSVREALRRLTAEGFVNLERFRGASIIRMSRRQVVDLLELREVLEGFGASLAAQRADDSGRLRLTRLEKTPSARSVLPRQYDDYNNEFHDLVLALSGNAELPGMLNQIRLPIFRLQFNRILLLPEQIKQSRLDHNAIVKALMKGNPAAAERAMREHIRHQAKRILSAPKEFFA; this comes from the coding sequence ATGCTGGAACGCTCGCTTTCCACCGTCGATCAGGTCATCGAAGCCATCAAGCTCGGCATCCGCGACGCTCGCTATGTGCCGGGGCAGCGGCTGGTCGAACCCGACCTCGCCGGCGAATACGGTGTCAGCCGCGGCTCGGTGCGCGAGGCGCTGCGCCGGCTCACGGCCGAGGGCTTTGTCAATCTCGAGCGGTTTCGCGGCGCGAGCATCATCCGCATGTCGCGCCGGCAGGTCGTCGATCTGCTGGAGCTTCGCGAGGTTCTTGAAGGGTTCGGCGCCTCGCTCGCGGCACAACGCGCCGATGACAGCGGCCGGCTGAGGCTCACCCGGCTGGAGAAGACGCCCAGCGCGAGGTCTGTGCTGCCGCGCCAGTACGACGACTACAACAACGAATTTCACGACCTGGTGCTGGCTCTGAGCGGCAATGCCGAACTGCCCGGCATGCTGAACCAGATCAGGCTTCCGATCTTCCGGCTGCAGTTCAACCGCATCCTGCTCTTGCCGGAGCAGATCAAGCAGTCGCGGCTGGATCACAACGCCATCGTCAAAGCCCTCATGAAAGGAAATCCGGCCGCGGCCGAGCGCGCGATGCGCGAACACATCCGCCATCAGGCCAAGCGCATCCTCAGCGCGCCGAAAGAATTCTTTGCATAA
- a CDS encoding tripartite tricarboxylate transporter substrate-binding protein — protein MLPKKNERLQKLARLGLACPLGLAILGLATSILGAPGFAATENFPSRPVRLIVPYSAGATTDTLARTVGAKLEAAWKQSVIVENLPGAGGIMGAGVAARAPGDGYTLVIVTASHVILPAVMTRPPFDPIKSFAPITMMVKSPGLLLASKASGIESLADMVKRGKQEQLGYGSSGVGSKHHVTMVELSRLAGINSQHISYRGSAQAMNDVLGGHLQLQMGAFSFGNEFVRKGQVNGIAIVASKRHPMLPDVPTLAELGYPLTSGEWWALLAPAGTPDAIVDKIAKDVAKVLLMPDVKARMPADELVSSTPKELTEFLKEEGEMWGGTAKRTGMQID, from the coding sequence ATGTTGCCGAAGAAGAACGAGAGGCTGCAGAAACTGGCGCGCCTCGGATTGGCTTGCCCGCTCGGCTTGGCGATCCTGGGCTTGGCGACGTCCATCCTAGGAGCACCAGGCTTCGCGGCGACCGAGAACTTTCCGAGCCGCCCGGTCCGGTTGATCGTGCCTTATTCGGCGGGCGCAACGACGGATACGCTGGCACGAACGGTCGGCGCGAAGCTCGAAGCCGCATGGAAGCAGTCCGTCATCGTCGAGAACCTGCCGGGCGCGGGCGGCATCATGGGAGCGGGCGTCGCCGCGCGCGCTCCGGGCGACGGCTATACGCTTGTCATCGTGACCGCGAGCCATGTCATCCTGCCTGCTGTGATGACGCGCCCACCGTTCGATCCCATCAAAAGCTTCGCCCCTATCACCATGATGGTGAAATCGCCTGGGCTGCTGCTGGCCAGCAAGGCGTCGGGCATCGAAAGCTTGGCTGACATGGTGAAGCGCGGCAAACAGGAGCAGCTCGGCTACGGCTCCTCCGGCGTTGGCTCCAAACATCATGTCACGATGGTCGAGCTGTCACGGCTCGCCGGCATCAACTCCCAACATATTTCGTATCGGGGCTCGGCCCAGGCCATGAACGATGTCCTGGGCGGCCATCTGCAGCTCCAAATGGGAGCGTTCTCGTTCGGCAACGAATTCGTGCGCAAGGGTCAGGTCAATGGCATCGCCATCGTTGCATCAAAGCGCCATCCCATGCTGCCCGACGTGCCGACCCTGGCTGAGCTCGGCTATCCATTGACCTCGGGCGAATGGTGGGCGCTGCTTGCGCCCGCCGGAACGCCGGACGCGATTGTCGACAAGATCGCGAAGGACGTCGCCAAGGTGCTGCTGATGCCGGACGTCAAGGCGCGCATGCCGGCCGACGAATTGGTGTCCTCCACCCCGAAAGAGCTGACCGAGTTCCTGAAAGAAGAAGGCGAGATGTGGGGCGGCACAGCCAAGCGGACCGGGATGCAGATCGACTGA
- a CDS encoding amidase family protein, whose amino-acid sequence MNDIALDKVARAGAFTLEEATIDDLHRAICAGAITCVAVVEHYIKRARAFNGPSSMLVTPDGKPVPKATGTVRAGAPLNFPTQTLKVSELLPDLDKYKGPPLEYGRMEATASDPSVQQQFGMIVGVPNAGQVNALATLNIRGERSVTCKGEFDKHPSLGPLPKGAPPQCEYFRHLPDALETAAALDAKYGRKPDLDALPMYGVVFSFKDPFDTIDMRSTGGGDAAYDMDFPARDHVLVDQLRKKGAIIFAKAVNTEYNGRAGDPGGRNKPDKVLASTLGYQRATWGGNPSNPYDTTRAASLGSSSGSALSVSTNMVMASLGEETRASCRGPSNHNAVALILPHKAMIGFDGGAIGADIYCDRSGIHARSLVDCAKILDALKDPEQGYYDPRDVYTTVPRSSVLSTPYVSHLREPGATLKGLRLGVIRESMAIPPGSKTEEPIVTAAAREIKEVLGGKLGATLVQSSHRFALNDPAMETMKVDFRVALARLIPVFMPDILFRLGNDGQPLFKEFAAAIAPTEFFPGKTFGSGTMAPMDYLVGLAEGRIEPPVNLDLGTVQHQQLANTFRFHISQYLERRAGDWKAKGFTETLANWAELNKRSKFWGDDQRAAFKNWEETGDPRNPLDGRQGVNERIMLRELLRRVDMMVILENKLDALVRLHTPWPPGLIGHPHQYDIPSNLAPESLSGPNAGLTEMLVPAGYVTTVYDPVFALSADGKKYVSKATHTPKQIPAPGLPFSLVFRCEPGKEDIQLRVASAYEAASRRRIPPPAFGPLPMG is encoded by the coding sequence ATGAACGACATTGCGTTGGACAAAGTCGCCCGAGCCGGAGCGTTCACGCTCGAAGAAGCGACGATCGACGACCTTCACCGCGCCATCTGCGCCGGCGCGATCACCTGCGTCGCCGTGGTCGAGCACTACATCAAGCGCGCGCGGGCCTTCAACGGTCCGTCGAGCATGCTGGTGACGCCGGATGGCAAGCCCGTTCCGAAAGCGACCGGGACGGTGCGTGCAGGCGCGCCGCTCAATTTTCCGACGCAGACATTGAAGGTGTCGGAGCTCCTGCCCGACCTCGACAAGTACAAAGGTCCGCCGCTCGAATACGGCCGCATGGAGGCCACCGCCTCCGACCCGAGCGTGCAGCAACAGTTCGGCATGATTGTCGGTGTACCCAATGCTGGGCAGGTCAATGCGCTGGCGACACTCAACATTCGTGGCGAACGCTCGGTCACCTGCAAGGGCGAGTTCGACAAGCATCCCTCGCTCGGGCCGCTGCCGAAGGGCGCGCCGCCGCAATGCGAATACTTCCGCCATCTCCCCGACGCGCTGGAGACCGCCGCGGCACTCGACGCAAAATACGGCCGCAAGCCAGACCTCGATGCGCTGCCGATGTACGGCGTCGTGTTCTCGTTCAAGGACCCGTTCGACACCATCGACATGCGCTCGACCGGCGGCGGCGACGCCGCCTATGACATGGATTTCCCCGCGCGCGACCATGTGCTGGTCGATCAGCTTCGCAAGAAGGGCGCGATCATCTTCGCCAAAGCGGTCAATACCGAATACAACGGCCGCGCCGGCGATCCCGGTGGGCGCAACAAGCCCGACAAGGTGCTGGCCTCGACGCTCGGCTATCAGCGTGCGACCTGGGGCGGCAATCCCTCGAACCCCTACGACACGACCCGTGCGGCGTCGCTCGGCTCGTCATCGGGCTCGGCGCTTTCGGTGTCGACCAACATGGTGATGGCGAGCCTCGGCGAGGAAACGCGCGCCTCCTGCCGCGGCCCGTCGAACCACAATGCCGTGGCGCTGATCCTGCCGCACAAGGCCATGATCGGTTTCGACGGCGGCGCGATCGGCGCCGACATCTACTGCGACCGCTCCGGCATCCACGCGCGCTCGCTCGTCGACTGCGCCAAGATCCTCGACGCGCTGAAGGACCCGGAGCAGGGCTACTACGACCCTCGCGACGTCTACACCACCGTGCCGCGTTCCTCGGTGCTGTCGACACCTTATGTGAGCCACCTCAGAGAGCCGGGTGCGACGCTGAAAGGTTTGCGGCTCGGCGTCATTCGCGAGTCGATGGCGATCCCGCCGGGCTCCAAGACCGAAGAGCCGATCGTCACAGCGGCGGCGCGGGAGATCAAAGAGGTGCTGGGCGGCAAGCTCGGTGCGACCTTGGTGCAGTCCTCGCATCGCTTCGCGCTGAACGATCCTGCGATGGAGACCATGAAGGTCGATTTCCGCGTGGCGCTGGCGCGGCTCATTCCGGTGTTCATGCCGGACATCCTGTTCCGGCTCGGCAACGACGGCCAGCCGCTGTTCAAGGAATTCGCCGCGGCGATCGCGCCGACCGAGTTCTTCCCCGGCAAGACCTTCGGCTCCGGCACCATGGCGCCGATGGACTATCTGGTCGGTCTCGCCGAGGGCCGCATCGAGCCGCCGGTCAACCTCGATCTCGGCACGGTGCAGCATCAGCAGCTCGCCAACACCTTCCGCTTCCACATCTCGCAATATCTCGAGCGCCGCGCCGGTGATTGGAAGGCCAAGGGCTTCACCGAGACGCTCGCCAACTGGGCCGAGCTCAACAAGCGTTCGAAGTTCTGGGGCGACGATCAGCGCGCCGCTTTCAAGAACTGGGAGGAGACCGGCGACCCGCGCAATCCGCTCGACGGCCGCCAAGGCGTCAACGAGCGCATCATGCTGCGCGAACTTCTGCGCCGCGTCGACATGATGGTGATCCTGGAGAACAAGCTCGACGCGCTGGTGCGGCTGCACACGCCGTGGCCGCCGGGCCTGATCGGTCATCCGCATCAGTACGACATCCCGAGCAATCTCGCGCCGGAATCGCTCAGCGGCCCTAATGCGGGTCTCACCGAGATGCTGGTGCCGGCGGGTTATGTGACCACGGTGTACGATCCGGTCTTTGCCCTGAGCGCCGACGGCAAGAAGTATGTGTCGAAGGCGACACACACACCGAAGCAGATTCCTGCGCCCGGCCTGCCGTTCTCGCTGGTGTTCCGCTGCGAGCCCGGCAAGGAGGATATCCAGCTCCGCGTCGCGTCCGCCTATGAGGCGGCCTCGCGCCGCCGCATCCCGCCGCCGGCCTTTGGGCCACTGCCGATGGGCTAG
- a CDS encoding ABC transporter ATP-binding protein produces the protein MASVTIRGVRKAFGAFAVIHGLDIAIEDGEFVVLVGPSGCGKSTLLRMIAGLENITSGEIRIDDRVVNRLPPKERDVAMVFQNYALYPHMTVADNMAFSMRLRGAARSEIDERVHRAATILDLTRLLDRYPRQLSGGQRQRVAMGRAIVRDPQVFLFDEPLSNLDAKLRVQMRIEIKELHQRLKTTIVYVTHDQIEAMTMADKIVVMHDGRVEQIGAPLALYDRPDNLFVAGFLGSPAMNMLKGRIRVNGSVSFEGAAGGSFALQSAPSGSDGRAAVAGVRPEHFALADDGVEAVVQVVEPTGSETQVVAKLGGDDVTAVFRERHPFKPGDKIRLRPDPKLVHLFDESTGKRLTN, from the coding sequence ATGGCTTCAGTCACCATCCGTGGTGTGCGCAAAGCCTTCGGCGCGTTTGCGGTGATTCACGGCCTCGATATCGCCATCGAGGATGGCGAATTCGTCGTGCTTGTCGGTCCGTCCGGTTGCGGCAAGTCGACGCTCCTTCGCATGATTGCGGGGCTGGAGAACATTACGTCGGGCGAAATCCGCATCGACGATCGCGTCGTCAACCGGCTGCCGCCGAAAGAGCGCGACGTCGCGATGGTGTTCCAGAACTATGCGCTCTATCCGCACATGACGGTGGCGGACAACATGGCCTTCTCGATGCGGCTGCGGGGCGCGGCGAGATCGGAGATCGACGAGCGCGTCCATCGCGCCGCGACAATCCTGGACCTGACGCGGTTGCTCGACCGGTATCCGCGCCAGCTCTCCGGCGGGCAGCGCCAGCGCGTCGCCATGGGGCGGGCCATCGTGCGCGACCCGCAGGTGTTCCTGTTCGACGAACCGTTGTCCAATCTCGACGCCAAGCTCCGCGTGCAGATGCGCATCGAGATCAAGGAGCTGCATCAGCGGCTCAAAACCACGATCGTCTACGTCACCCACGACCAGATCGAGGCCATGACCATGGCCGACAAGATCGTGGTGATGCATGACGGCCGCGTCGAGCAGATCGGTGCGCCGCTCGCGCTCTACGACCGTCCGGACAATCTGTTCGTCGCGGGCTTTCTCGGTTCGCCGGCGATGAACATGCTCAAAGGCCGTATCCGCGTGAACGGAAGCGTGAGCTTCGAGGGCGCAGCCGGCGGGAGCTTCGCGTTGCAGTCGGCGCCTTCCGGCAGCGATGGCCGTGCCGCGGTCGCAGGCGTGCGGCCGGAGCATTTCGCGCTCGCCGACGATGGCGTCGAGGCCGTGGTTCAGGTCGTCGAGCCGACCGGATCGGAAACGCAGGTCGTCGCGAAGCTCGGCGGCGACGACGTGACTGCCGTGTTCCGCGAGCGCCATCCATTCAAGCCGGGCGACAAGATCAGGCTCAGGCCCGATCCGAAGCTCGTGCATCTGTTCGATGAATCAACGGGGAAGCGACTGACGAACTGA
- a CDS encoding SDR family NAD(P)-dependent oxidoreductase, with protein MSLPSRVIVTGAAQGIGRAVALKLAAPGVHIAVWDVLTEGVKDTAAQCATQGATARHWTVDVGDAGQIAAAVADFFREWGAPDGLVNNAGIFPRARALEMQLAEWERVLRVNLTGTFLCAQAVAAHMKDAGRGVIVNTASGRALGGAANGAHYASTKGGIIALTKSLALDWAEYGIRVNCVIPGITDTAQPRVEMGDNQLYAAGERIPLKRIGQPQDIAAVVAFLLSDDAAYMTGQSVAVNGGAIMIP; from the coding sequence ATGTCATTGCCTTCACGAGTGATTGTCACCGGTGCGGCGCAGGGTATCGGCCGAGCGGTGGCGCTCAAGCTTGCTGCGCCCGGCGTTCATATTGCGGTCTGGGATGTGCTGACCGAGGGCGTCAAAGACACCGCAGCGCAATGCGCCACCCAGGGTGCGACAGCGCGCCACTGGACCGTCGACGTCGGCGATGCCGGTCAGATCGCGGCGGCCGTCGCTGATTTTTTCCGCGAGTGGGGTGCGCCAGACGGCCTCGTCAACAATGCCGGCATTTTTCCGCGGGCCCGCGCGCTCGAAATGCAGCTTGCGGAATGGGAGCGCGTGCTGCGCGTCAATCTCACGGGAACGTTCCTCTGCGCGCAGGCCGTGGCAGCGCATATGAAAGACGCCGGGCGCGGCGTCATCGTCAACACCGCTTCGGGCCGAGCACTCGGGGGCGCTGCCAACGGCGCACACTACGCGTCGACCAAGGGCGGCATCATCGCGCTCACCAAGTCGCTCGCGCTCGACTGGGCCGAGTACGGCATTCGCGTCAATTGCGTCATTCCCGGGATCACCGACACGGCGCAGCCGCGCGTCGAGATGGGCGACAACCAGCTCTATGCGGCCGGAGAGCGAATTCCGCTCAAGCGCATCGGACAGCCGCAGGATATCGCGGCGGTCGTCGCCTTCCTGCTGAGCGATGACGCGGCGTATATGACGGGGCAGTCTGTCGCCGTGAACGGCGGCGCGATCATGATACCCTGA